Proteins from a single region of Chryseobacterium sp. W4I1:
- a CDS encoding TolC family protein, producing MNRIAGLLIAISSFMAGQQQMSLSDCEEAFQKNNLQLLAEQYNINMADADILQAKIWELPQLSGQINAYNPEAKKVFDIGSAKGAQVTQLIYIGGKKKNEIAFAKSNKELAQLQFSQLLVDLRTQLHAGYFNLYYEKLKLDNTNKQLGYMNDLLSAYRVQSAKGNVSLKDEVRLQSLVIQLNNDKLGINKNILEFEQNLKVLTGVSDDIEPQLSDAEAKEILAAQPFGDEDELKKKALENNADYLYFLKLIDNSKLYSQWQKSLNVPDLNVGAGWDQNGGTFKNEVNLMVGIPIPLWKSNQGNVEKANYAIQQNQKNADYQKLNLETKVQAAYKTWKSQYDQLAEIKTTDLINMELVYDGMLKNFRKGNINLIEFTDFMDSYRETALQIFDMKNEIMQSAEQLNQLIQTKIFY from the coding sequence ATGAACAGAATTGCAGGGCTGTTGATTGCCATTTCCTCATTCATGGCAGGACAGCAGCAAATGTCGCTTTCAGACTGTGAAGAGGCATTTCAAAAAAATAATCTTCAGTTGCTTGCAGAACAATACAACATCAATATGGCTGATGCAGATATTCTGCAGGCTAAGATTTGGGAGCTTCCACAACTGAGCGGGCAGATTAATGCCTATAATCCTGAAGCCAAAAAGGTCTTTGATATAGGCAGTGCTAAAGGAGCGCAGGTAACCCAGCTGATCTACATAGGTGGAAAAAAGAAAAATGAAATTGCTTTTGCGAAATCAAACAAGGAGCTGGCCCAGCTTCAGTTTTCACAACTTCTGGTAGATCTGAGAACCCAATTACATGCCGGTTACTTCAACTTATATTATGAAAAGCTGAAACTGGACAATACGAATAAACAGTTGGGATATATGAATGATCTCCTTAGTGCTTATCGTGTCCAGTCTGCGAAGGGAAACGTTTCCCTTAAAGACGAAGTCAGGCTCCAAAGTTTAGTGATTCAGCTCAATAATGATAAACTTGGGATCAATAAGAATATTCTTGAATTTGAACAGAATTTAAAAGTACTCACCGGAGTTTCTGATGATATAGAACCCCAACTTTCTGATGCTGAAGCTAAAGAAATTCTTGCCGCACAACCTTTCGGAGATGAGGATGAATTAAAGAAAAAGGCATTGGAAAATAATGCAGACTATCTTTATTTTCTAAAATTAATTGATAACAGTAAACTGTATTCCCAGTGGCAGAAATCCCTGAATGTTCCCGATCTGAATGTTGGAGCCGGATGGGATCAAAATGGAGGAACCTTCAAAAATGAGGTCAATCTAATGGTCGGAATACCAATTCCGCTATGGAAATCCAATCAGGGGAATGTGGAAAAAGCCAATTATGCGATCCAGCAAAACCAGAAAAATGCCGATTACCAGAAACTGAACCTTGAAACTAAAGTTCAGGCCGCCTATAAAACCTGGAAAAGTCAATATGATCAGCTTGCAGAAATCAAAACCACAGACCTTATTAATATGGAACTGGTTTACGACGGAATGCTGAAAAATTTCAGAAAAGGAAATATCAACCTTATAGAATTTACGGATTTTATGGACAGCTATAGGGAAACAGCACTTCAGATCTTCGATATGAAAAACGAGATTATGCAGTCTGCAGAACAACTTAATCAACTCATACAAACAAAAATCTTCTATTAA
- a CDS encoding ATP-binding protein, which produces MSLKRKIALTISIAFSLLFAMVMAVIYMSFNDFRRDEFKERFRQRLEFTSHFISKSKDFEEEAPVFFNENSDNILLDETILIFNSDKELIYSTIKDRNVTWDSALLKELDEKKIIYTEKTVPEIYAALRNINGENYYILTSAFDTNGKSKLEYLKYLLITAYVMSTLLIGFFSYYFMGQFLRPLEDLNTEISEVTAHKLTKQIPVQQSNDEINVLAKSFNTMITRLDDVFQSQKDFTASASHEIRTPITRMAFQLENLINFGVHSPETLISLKQIQKDVYQLSDLTNSLLLLTKFDKENIQTIYEEVRIDEVIFEAFEAVEKSYPALKLDFLISEDTSENALLTINGIQSLLVIVFINLFKNAAVYSDDTEVNVLITETNDQLRVDVTSHGNTIPEEEQSKLFEAFMRGNNSQNISGSGLGLRIVKRILEYHGAQIRYSSPADHTNNFSIIFNKQL; this is translated from the coding sequence ATGTCCTTAAAAAGAAAGATAGCATTAACGATAAGTATCGCTTTTTCCCTGCTTTTTGCAATGGTGATGGCGGTGATCTATATGTCTTTTAATGATTTTAGAAGAGATGAATTTAAAGAAAGATTCAGGCAGCGTCTCGAATTTACTTCTCACTTTATTTCAAAGTCTAAAGATTTCGAAGAAGAAGCCCCGGTATTTTTTAATGAAAACTCGGATAATATCCTTCTCGATGAAACGATCTTGATTTTTAACAGCGATAAAGAATTAATCTACAGCACGATCAAAGACCGCAATGTAACATGGGACAGTGCTCTTCTGAAAGAATTGGATGAAAAAAAGATCATTTATACGGAGAAAACGGTTCCTGAGATCTATGCCGCCCTCCGGAACATCAATGGCGAAAATTATTATATCCTTACCAGTGCTTTTGATACCAATGGTAAATCGAAACTTGAATACCTTAAATACCTTCTGATCACGGCCTATGTGATGAGTACGCTTTTGATTGGCTTTTTCAGTTATTACTTTATGGGACAGTTTCTCCGCCCTTTAGAAGATCTGAATACCGAAATTTCTGAAGTTACAGCCCATAAACTTACGAAGCAGATCCCTGTTCAGCAGTCGAATGATGAGATCAATGTTTTGGCAAAATCTTTTAATACGATGATCACAAGGCTGGATGATGTTTTTCAGTCACAGAAAGATTTTACGGCAAGTGCCTCACATGAGATCAGGACTCCCATTACAAGAATGGCATTTCAGTTGGAAAACCTGATTAATTTTGGGGTGCATTCCCCCGAGACATTGATCTCTCTGAAACAGATTCAGAAAGATGTCTATCAGCTTTCTGATCTTACCAATTCCCTTTTGCTGCTTACGAAATTTGACAAAGAGAATATTCAGACCATTTATGAAGAGGTAAGAATTGATGAAGTTATATTTGAAGCGTTCGAAGCGGTAGAAAAAAGTTATCCGGCTCTGAAGCTTGATTTTCTGATCTCTGAAGACACTTCGGAAAATGCTCTGCTAACGATCAATGGGATCCAGTCTTTGCTGGTGATTGTCTTTATTAACCTCTTTAAAAATGCAGCCGTATATTCTGATGATACGGAAGTAAATGTTTTAATAACAGAAACAAACGATCAGCTTAGAGTTGACGTGACGTCCCACGGAAATACGATCCCGGAAGAAGAGCAGTCCAAATTATTTGAAGCTTTTATGCGGGGGAATAATTCTCAAAATATTTCAGGGTCCGGTCTTGGTCTAAGGATTGTTAAAAGAATTCTGGAATATCATGGGGCACAAATCAGATATTCATCTCCTGCTGATCACACTAATAATTTCAGCATCATCTTTAATAAGCAACTTTAG
- a CDS encoding response regulator transcription factor, producing the protein MNILLLEDDLILSAELSRFLESNSFTCDKIYDGETFLRQIKNNTYDLYLLDINVPKINGLDVCQTIRSFDKSTPIIIISAYGDISDKKDAFTRLADDYLVKPFQFEELLLRMNSLLRRKTPSDTTDQDIIRIDDLIINKTEQKVYRAGNEIALTLKEFQLLVYLAEAQGRTVSKQQITEHVWEHNFNTNTNTVEVYINFLRKKIDKDFKLKLIHTRSGFGYYLSTL; encoded by the coding sequence ATGAATATTCTTTTATTGGAAGATGACCTTATTCTCTCAGCGGAACTCAGCAGATTTTTAGAGTCAAACAGCTTTACCTGTGATAAAATTTATGATGGTGAAACCTTTCTCCGTCAAATCAAGAATAACACATACGATCTGTATCTGCTGGATATTAATGTACCGAAGATAAACGGACTTGATGTCTGCCAGACGATCCGGTCTTTTGATAAAAGCACACCCATCATCATCATTTCGGCCTACGGAGATATTTCCGATAAAAAAGATGCGTTTACCAGACTTGCAGACGACTATCTGGTGAAACCTTTTCAGTTTGAAGAGCTTCTGCTGAGAATGAATTCACTCTTGAGAAGAAAGACGCCATCTGATACTACGGATCAGGATATTATCAGGATAGATGACCTTATTATCAATAAAACAGAGCAGAAAGTCTATAGAGCAGGCAATGAAATAGCACTTACCTTAAAAGAATTTCAATTGTTGGTTTATCTTGCCGAAGCCCAAGGAAGAACCGTTTCCAAGCAGCAGATTACAGAACACGTATGGGAGCATAATTTCAATACGAACACCAATACCGTAGAAGTCTACATCAATTTTTTGAGAAAAAAGATCGATAAAGATTTTAAACTTAAACTTATTCATACCCGCTCCGGTTTCGGATATTACCTCAGTACATTGTAG
- a CDS encoding HPF/RaiA family ribosome-associated protein encodes MKITVQSIGLTPHEPLESHIDKKVSKLETFYDKIHECKVFLKVENNSDRNNKTTELILAVPGDDIVVKKTSETFEESLDLCVDTAKKLLIKKKEMA; translated from the coding sequence ATGAAGATCACAGTTCAATCAATTGGTTTAACTCCACACGAACCATTAGAATCTCACATTGACAAAAAAGTAAGTAAATTGGAAACCTTCTATGATAAAATTCATGAGTGCAAGGTTTTCTTAAAAGTTGAAAATAATTCGGATAGAAATAATAAAACTACTGAACTTATTTTGGCTGTTCCAGGCGATGATATTGTCGTAAAAAAGACATCTGAAACTTTTGAAGAAAGTTTGGACCTTTGTGTTGATACAGCTAAAAAGCTATTAATCAAGAAAAAAGAAATGGCATAG
- a CDS encoding tyrosine-type recombinase/integrase codes for MLHKFLEYLQFEKRYSPHTITSYRKDLEDFSNFYLKTEASEDISKADKKIIRNFIVELSENNISKRSINRKLSSLRSFYLFLLKIGEVKVSPIESISSLKFYAEKQIPMSKEEMQTLSDHVLTDGHDILEKCIIEVLYQTGIRKAELCGLMFEYVNLSGNELKVIGKGNKERFIPISQDLSDLLKSYLEIRKPETEYKSYFFVNKKGKKLYEKFVYVVVNKYLSLVTTKEKRSPHILRHSFATHVLDNGAEISKVKKILGHSSLASTQVYTNANIEQLKKVFNQAHPRASKKEEL; via the coding sequence ATGCTGCATAAATTTTTAGAATATTTACAGTTCGAAAAGAGGTATTCTCCTCATACCATTACAAGCTACAGGAAAGATCTTGAAGACTTTTCCAATTTCTACCTCAAAACAGAGGCTTCAGAAGATATTTCCAAAGCTGATAAAAAGATTATCCGGAATTTCATTGTTGAATTAAGTGAAAATAATATTTCAAAAAGAAGTATCAACAGGAAATTATCATCCCTCAGAAGTTTTTATTTATTTCTTTTAAAAATTGGAGAAGTTAAAGTTTCACCTATAGAAAGTATTTCTTCTCTTAAGTTTTATGCTGAGAAACAGATTCCTATGTCCAAAGAGGAAATGCAGACACTCAGTGACCATGTACTCACTGATGGACATGATATTCTTGAAAAATGCATTATTGAAGTATTATATCAAACAGGAATCCGTAAGGCAGAGCTTTGTGGCCTGATGTTTGAGTATGTTAATTTAAGCGGAAATGAGCTGAAAGTAATAGGGAAGGGAAATAAAGAACGTTTTATTCCGATCTCCCAGGACCTCTCGGACCTGCTTAAAAGTTATCTGGAAATAAGGAAACCTGAAACCGAATATAAATCATATTTTTTCGTCAATAAAAAGGGTAAAAAACTCTATGAAAAATTTGTTTATGTGGTAGTTAATAAGTACCTTAGTCTGGTAACAACAAAAGAAAAAAGAAGTCCTCACATCCTTCGGCATAGCTTTGCTACTCACGTTTTGGATAATGGGGCGGAGATCTCCAAAGTAAAAAAAATATTAGGGCATTCCAGTCTTGCCAGTACTCAAGTCTATACGAATGCCAATATTGAGCAATTGAAAAAAGTGTTTAATCAGGCTCACCCTAGAGCATCTAAAAAAGAAGAATTATGA
- the rpsU gene encoding 30S ribosomal protein S21 yields MLIIPVKDGESIDRALKKYKRKFDKTGTVRQLRSRQAFIKPSVTLRQARLKAAHKQRGLSKEEQA; encoded by the coding sequence ATGTTAATAATTCCAGTAAAAGATGGTGAGTCCATCGACAGAGCATTAAAAAAATATAAAAGAAAATTTGATAAAACCGGTACAGTTCGTCAATTAAGATCTAGACAAGCGTTTATCAAGCCTTCTGTAACTTTAAGACAAGCTAGACTTAAAGCTGCTCACAAGCAGAGAGGTCTTAGTAAGGAAGAGCAGGCTTAA
- a CDS encoding retropepsin-like aspartic protease → MKKVLFLFILLLFPFFFNATTIPFELIDGKIIVSVNIKNNPHNFIFDSGAFTIISSELKDQLSEKRSTIIFEGADANNAKSKMEVFSTDHLKISDLDIKNVNFSFADISWMSGRACKKISGIFGANMMKGKIWRIDFKDKMITVFDKQQKLAYNFATIPFSEENFTNVPRLKTKIRNQNIEFIFDTGSGMGFTINKELYDQIKDKDFLVFEGLLSQSLNSIVKGQRQVDVMDIEINNTKLGNQIIDSSSDSPNLIGIRFIENYLVDLDFINKKITLANTGKSLEYQSFGIAFAPINNSLVIVNKLEIPQLSGLQLTDKIIKINNTDVSKMSGEAFCGIKKILDNSQTIVIENESHKIFTLEKKNILQYLN, encoded by the coding sequence ATGAAAAAAGTATTGTTTTTATTTATATTATTATTGTTTCCTTTCTTTTTCAATGCGACAACAATACCATTCGAATTAATTGACGGAAAGATAATTGTGAGTGTAAATATTAAAAACAATCCGCACAATTTCATTTTTGATTCAGGAGCTTTTACGATTATTTCGTCTGAACTAAAAGACCAATTAAGTGAAAAGAGAAGTACCATTATTTTTGAAGGAGCTGATGCAAATAATGCGAAATCAAAAATGGAAGTTTTTTCGACAGATCATTTAAAGATATCAGATTTGGACATTAAAAATGTAAACTTTTCATTTGCAGATATAAGTTGGATGAGTGGACGTGCATGTAAAAAAATCAGTGGAATCTTCGGGGCTAATATGATGAAGGGTAAAATATGGCGAATCGATTTTAAAGACAAGATGATTACCGTGTTTGATAAACAACAGAAACTTGCCTATAATTTTGCAACAATTCCTTTTTCTGAAGAAAATTTCACCAATGTTCCAAGACTTAAGACTAAAATAAGAAATCAAAATATAGAATTTATATTTGATACTGGTTCAGGAATGGGTTTTACTATTAATAAGGAATTATATGATCAAATAAAAGATAAAGACTTTTTAGTTTTTGAAGGGCTTCTTTCTCAGTCTTTAAATAGCATTGTTAAAGGGCAGCGGCAGGTTGATGTGATGGATATTGAAATCAATAACACAAAACTGGGTAACCAAATAATAGATAGCAGTTCTGATTCACCCAATTTAATTGGCATCAGGTTTATAGAAAACTATTTGGTTGATCTTGATTTCATTAATAAAAAAATTACTCTTGCCAATACAGGAAAATCTCTTGAATATCAAAGTTTTGGGATTGCATTTGCCCCGATTAACAACAGCCTTGTCATTGTAAATAAGCTGGAAATCCCTCAATTATCAGGATTACAATTAACTGATAAAATTATTAAGATAAATAATACTGATGTTTCTAAAATGAGCGGAGAGGCTTTTTGTGGAATAAAAAAAATACTTGACAATAGTCAGACCATTGTTATCGAAAATGAATCTCACAAAATCTTCACGTTGGAAAAGAAAAATATTTTACAATATTTGAATTAA
- a CDS encoding AraC family transcriptional regulator has translation MSENIEYINYSCYFTVFREGEQFVLYNSLCMVISGEMELNDGVHRKIFRSGDVYLVRKNQLLKFLKKPGEESEFKSLSIRFDDKMLKQMNEDESFVLHEKLKTPAFIEVSDVKHLKYFMESLLQYQDLLENKSPELALLKQKEALLLLFGHDQSFKNILYDISNPYKIDLEGFMIKNYHFNVKLDRFAYLTGRSLATFKRDFEKVFGTAPRKWLLEKRLQEAHYLLEKGKKASDIYLDLGFEDLSHFSFAFKKQYGLPPSRL, from the coding sequence ATGTCTGAAAATATTGAGTATATCAATTATTCCTGCTACTTTACTGTTTTTCGTGAAGGAGAACAGTTTGTGCTTTACAATTCATTATGCATGGTGATTTCCGGAGAAATGGAACTTAATGATGGTGTACATCGGAAAATATTCCGAAGTGGTGATGTTTATCTTGTCCGGAAAAATCAATTATTGAAATTCCTGAAAAAACCTGGTGAAGAATCAGAATTTAAATCTTTATCCATCAGGTTTGATGATAAAATGCTGAAACAGATGAATGAGGATGAAAGTTTTGTGCTGCATGAAAAATTAAAGACCCCTGCTTTTATTGAAGTGTCTGATGTAAAACATCTGAAATATTTTATGGAGTCTCTGCTGCAGTATCAGGATTTGTTGGAAAATAAATCCCCCGAACTTGCTTTATTGAAACAGAAAGAAGCATTACTGCTTTTATTTGGACATGATCAATCTTTTAAAAATATCCTGTATGATATTTCAAATCCCTATAAAATCGATCTCGAAGGATTTATGATTAAAAACTATCATTTTAATGTGAAACTTGATCGTTTTGCCTATCTCACGGGAAGAAGCCTGGCAACTTTTAAAAGAGATTTCGAGAAAGTATTTGGAACCGCTCCAAGGAAGTGGTTGCTCGAAAAAAGACTTCAGGAAGCTCATTATCTTTTAGAAAAAGGAAAAAAAGCATCGGATATCTATCTCGATCTGGGTTTTGAAGATCTTTCTCACTTTTCATTTGCTTTTAAAAAACAATATGGCTTGCCGCCAAGCAGGTTGTAA
- a CDS encoding aldehyde dehydrogenase family protein — MKRIDKAYINGQFTELHGKQIFDLINPSNHEKIGEVILGDEIDTRNAIAAAKKAFKTFSKTNVVERIEILKNLKKAVEKREKELIDTMILEYGGTRQFCTIAYQNMVGAFDHMIETLQHFEFERKVGSALVEMTSLGVVGIITPWNSSNSFICNKFATAVAAGCTVVVKPSEMSALQTQLIIECFHEAALPEGVFNVVNGLGNVVGNEIVNHPDIAKISFTGSTQTGKMIAKGAVDSMKRVTLELGGKSPNIILDDADFEKAIPQAVFGAYMNSGQACIAPTRLLVPQSRLEEVNQLAKEAALQVVVGDPANENTNVGPMVSEKQYERVQHYIQVGLDENAELLVGGMGKPEGLENGNFVKATVFTNVRNDMRIAQKEIFGPVLSIISYQNDEDAIAIANDTLYGLAAYVTSSDENRALKVASRIEAGRVCINGFKHDPLAPFGGFKQSGIGREFGAFGLEEYLEPKSILV; from the coding sequence ATGAAACGTATAGACAAAGCTTACATTAATGGCCAGTTTACAGAATTACACGGTAAACAGATATTTGATCTTATCAATCCATCCAATCATGAGAAAATAGGGGAAGTGATCCTGGGTGATGAAATTGATACCAGAAATGCAATTGCAGCAGCAAAGAAAGCCTTTAAAACATTTTCAAAAACAAATGTGGTGGAGCGTATTGAAATTCTTAAAAACTTAAAAAAGGCTGTGGAAAAGAGAGAAAAGGAACTTATTGATACCATGATTCTGGAATATGGGGGAACAAGGCAGTTCTGTACAATCGCTTACCAAAATATGGTGGGTGCTTTTGATCATATGATTGAAACACTGCAACATTTTGAATTTGAAAGAAAAGTAGGAAGCGCACTTGTTGAAATGACATCACTGGGCGTTGTGGGGATTATTACACCCTGGAATTCCAGTAACAGTTTTATATGCAATAAATTTGCAACAGCGGTAGCAGCAGGTTGTACTGTAGTGGTGAAGCCAAGTGAAATGAGTGCGCTGCAAACCCAGCTTATCATAGAGTGCTTCCATGAAGCGGCGCTTCCTGAAGGAGTTTTCAATGTGGTAAACGGGTTGGGAAATGTTGTTGGTAATGAAATTGTAAACCATCCCGATATTGCGAAAATATCTTTCACTGGCTCTACCCAGACAGGGAAAATGATTGCGAAAGGGGCTGTAGACAGTATGAAAAGGGTAACTTTAGAGCTGGGTGGAAAATCGCCTAATATTATTCTGGATGACGCAGATTTTGAAAAAGCCATTCCCCAAGCTGTTTTTGGTGCTTATATGAACAGTGGGCAGGCCTGTATTGCTCCAACACGTTTGTTGGTGCCTCAGTCGAGATTAGAAGAGGTTAATCAGTTGGCGAAAGAGGCTGCTCTTCAGGTTGTTGTAGGTGATCCTGCCAACGAAAATACCAATGTAGGTCCTATGGTTTCTGAAAAACAATATGAGAGGGTGCAGCATTATATTCAGGTAGGATTAGATGAAAATGCAGAATTATTAGTCGGAGGAATGGGAAAGCCTGAAGGTCTTGAAAACGGAAACTTTGTTAAAGCTACAGTTTTCACCAATGTCCGAAACGATATGCGCATTGCTCAGAAAGAGATTTTCGGACCGGTATTGTCGATTATTTCTTATCAAAACGATGAGGATGCCATTGCTATTGCTAATGATACTTTATATGGATTAGCTGCTTATGTGACTTCTTCTGATGAAAATAGAGCTTTGAAAGTGGCCTCAAGGATTGAAGCCGGCAGAGTTTGTATTAATGGGTTCAAGCATGATCCGCTGGCGCCATTCGGTGGATTCAAACAATCTGGTATTGGAAGGGAATTCGGAGCATTTGGATTGGAAGAATATTTAGAACCTAAATCAATTTTAGTTTAA
- a CDS encoding acyl carrier protein: MSDIASRVKAIIADKLDVEETEVTPEASFTNDLGADSLDTVELIMEFEKEFNIQIPDDQAEKITTVGHAIAYIEEVVNK; the protein is encoded by the coding sequence ATGTCAGACATTGCATCAAGAGTAAAAGCTATCATCGCTGATAAGCTTGACGTTGAAGAAACAGAAGTAACTCCTGAAGCTAGCTTCACAAACGATTTAGGAGCTGACTCATTGGATACAGTTGAGTTAATCATGGAATTTGAAAAAGAATTCAATATTCAAATCCCTGATGATCAGGCTGAAAAAATTACTACTGTAGGGCACGCTATTGCTTACATCGAAGAAGTAGTAAATAAATAA
- the fabF gene encoding beta-ketoacyl-ACP synthase II translates to MELKRVVVTGFGAITPIGNNAKEYWENLLKGESGAAPITLFDATNFKTKFACEVKGFDPLQHFDKKEAKKMDRNTQLGLVAAREAVAHSRIMEDNVDKNRVGVIWGSGIGGLETFETEVLGWANTEIPRFNPFFIPKMIADITPGHISIEYGFHGPNYTTVSACASSANALIDSKMIIQLGKADVIVCGGSEAAVTASGVGGFNAMMALSTRNDDPTTASRPFDKDRDGFVLGEGAGTIILEEYEHAVKRGATIYAELLGGGMSADAHHMTAPHPEGLGAYLVMKNCLEDAGLTADEVDHINMHGTSTPLGDIAESNAISKLLGEHAFDIQINSTKSMTGHLLGAAGVIEAIAALGTIIHGIVPPTINHFTDDENIDRRLNFTFNDAVKKDVKVAMSNTFGFGGHNACVLFKKI, encoded by the coding sequence ATGGAATTAAAAAGAGTAGTTGTAACCGGTTTTGGCGCAATAACACCGATTGGAAATAATGCAAAAGAATACTGGGAAAATCTTCTTAAAGGTGAGAGCGGTGCTGCTCCGATTACTCTTTTTGATGCCACAAACTTTAAAACCAAGTTCGCTTGCGAAGTAAAAGGTTTTGATCCGTTGCAGCATTTCGACAAGAAAGAAGCAAAGAAAATGGACCGAAATACCCAGCTTGGACTTGTTGCTGCCCGGGAAGCGGTAGCACACTCCAGAATTATGGAAGACAATGTTGATAAAAACAGAGTCGGTGTAATTTGGGGTTCCGGGATCGGAGGTTTGGAAACTTTTGAAACTGAAGTTTTAGGATGGGCGAATACGGAAATTCCAAGATTCAACCCTTTCTTTATTCCTAAAATGATTGCGGATATCACTCCTGGACACATCTCAATAGAGTATGGCTTTCACGGGCCGAATTATACTACGGTATCTGCCTGTGCATCTTCTGCCAACGCTCTGATTGATTCCAAAATGATTATCCAGCTTGGAAAAGCTGACGTTATTGTATGCGGGGGCTCTGAAGCAGCCGTTACAGCAAGTGGTGTCGGTGGATTCAATGCAATGATGGCACTTTCTACAAGAAATGATGATCCTACCACAGCTTCAAGACCGTTTGATAAAGACAGAGACGGTTTTGTATTAGGTGAAGGTGCAGGAACTATTATCCTTGAAGAATATGAGCACGCAGTAAAACGTGGAGCTACGATTTACGCAGAATTACTGGGTGGCGGTATGAGTGCAGATGCACATCATATGACAGCCCCTCATCCTGAAGGCTTAGGAGCTTATCTGGTAATGAAGAACTGTTTGGAAGACGCAGGCTTAACTGCTGATGAAGTAGACCATATCAACATGCATGGTACCTCTACTCCATTAGGAGATATTGCAGAATCCAACGCAATTTCGAAATTATTAGGCGAGCACGCTTTTGATATTCAGATTAATTCTACAAAATCAATGACCGGCCACCTTTTGGGTGCAGCTGGAGTAATTGAAGCTATTGCTGCATTAGGAACTATTATTCATGGTATTGTTCCTCCAACCATCAATCATTTTACTGATGATGAAAATATTGACCGCAGACTGAATTTCACATTCAACGACGCAGTTAAGAAAGATGTAAAAGTAGCCATGAGCAATACTTTTGGATTTGGTGGGCACAACGCTTGCGTTCTATTTAAGAAAATCTAA
- the rnc gene encoding ribonuclease III has product MELQKYFSKFLLKQRKRKLTERDFFLSTEIKKILGAEVQNVALYREAFSLKSSSKNQDSNYERLEFLGDSVLGTIISCHLFQTYPQANEGYLTQMKSKIVNRKNLNKLGEDLKLTDLLQKQGSAALGENISGNLFEALIGAVYLDFHYDTCKRIILERLLTPTEINKLENKIVSYKGLLLEWSQKKKVNIKYETCEEIQVNKAVVFRCHVWLGEEKIANATETSKKKAEEKAAQRAFYILNKKENILGNSKTL; this is encoded by the coding sequence ATGGAGTTACAGAAATACTTTTCTAAATTCCTTCTCAAACAAAGAAAAAGAAAATTAACGGAGAGAGACTTCTTCCTAAGTACCGAGATAAAAAAAATACTGGGTGCAGAGGTTCAGAACGTTGCTCTTTACCGGGAAGCTTTTTCTTTAAAAAGTTCTTCTAAAAATCAAGACAGTAATTACGAACGACTTGAATTTTTGGGGGATTCTGTTTTGGGTACAATTATTTCCTGCCATCTGTTTCAGACGTATCCTCAGGCTAACGAGGGGTACCTGACCCAGATGAAATCAAAAATTGTTAATAGGAAAAATCTTAATAAATTGGGAGAAGACCTCAAGCTTACCGATCTTTTGCAAAAGCAGGGATCCGCGGCATTGGGCGAGAATATTTCCGGAAATTTATTTGAGGCACTTATTGGCGCTGTTTATCTGGACTTTCATTATGATACCTGTAAAAGGATTATTCTGGAGAGATTGCTTACGCCTACTGAAATTAACAAGCTTGAAAATAAAATTGTAAGCTACAAAGGTCTTCTGCTTGAATGGAGTCAGAAGAAAAAAGTAAATATAAAGTATGAGACCTGTGAGGAAATCCAGGTTAATAAAGCAGTGGTTTTTAGATGTCATGTCTGGCTGGGAGAAGAAAAGATCGCCAATGCGACGGAAACTTCCAAAAAGAAGGCAGAAGAAAAAGCAGCGCAAAGAGCATTTTATATTTTAAATAAAAAAGAAAACATACTTGGAAATTCAAAAACTTTATGA